Proteins found in one Myxococcota bacterium genomic segment:
- a CDS encoding TlpA disulfide reductase family protein — protein MDRAGPWLVAGAIALAVAFAVLGGSETPNPVNRGSAAPAFSLPRVPGAQPVTLDDLRGRVVLLNFWATWCKPCEDEMPAMQRLHEALVADGLELVAISVDETEAPVESFQQRLGLTFPILWDGDQAVAESYQAYRFPETLLIDRDGVVVERYIGPREWDDPSYIERIRRLLGGTG, from the coding sequence GTGGATCGAGCGGGGCCCTGGTTGGTCGCGGGCGCGATCGCGCTCGCCGTGGCCTTTGCGGTCCTGGGCGGGTCGGAGACACCGAACCCGGTCAACCGGGGCAGCGCGGCTCCTGCCTTCTCCCTGCCGAGGGTGCCGGGCGCCCAGCCGGTGACGCTCGACGATCTCCGCGGTCGGGTGGTGCTCCTCAACTTCTGGGCGACCTGGTGCAAGCCCTGCGAGGACGAGATGCCGGCCATGCAGCGCCTCCACGAGGCCCTGGTGGCCGATGGGCTCGAGCTCGTCGCGATCTCAGTGGACGAGACCGAGGCGCCGGTCGAGTCGTTCCAGCAGCGTCTCGGACTCACCTTCCCGATCCTCTGGGACGGCGATCAGGCCGTCGCCGAGAGCTACCAGGCCTATCGCTTTCCCGAGACCCTGCTGATCGATCGCGACGGGGTGGTGGTCGAGCGTTACATCGGGCCCCGCGAGTGGGACGACCCGAGCTACATCGAGCGGATCCGGCGTCTGCTCGGCGGAACCGGTTAG
- a CDS encoding DNA-directed RNA polymerase subunit alpha, with protein MDQEIIAKNWRELIRPRDLETEDGGATESYGRFSCEPLERGFGLTLGNALRRVLLSSLQGSAVTSVKIEGVLHEFSTMPGVMEDVSDIVLNLKEVRLRAHGEGPKLLRVHKTGEGILYARDLVVDDPTVEVMNPDHKIATLAPDADVEMEVTVNSGKGYVAAEKNKTDDMPIGTIPIDSIFSPVHKVNYSVTPARVGRETDFDKLSMEIWTDGTVAPVDSLAFAAKILKEQLAIFINFEEPTESLAPLAEEPAPLNPNLFKSVDELELSVRSANCLQNANIRLIGELVQRTEGEMLKTKNFGRKSLNEIKEVLASMSLELGMRIDNFPSRAEIERMREREV; from the coding sequence ATGGACCAGGAAATCATCGCGAAAAACTGGCGTGAACTGATCCGACCTCGTGACCTCGAGACCGAGGACGGGGGAGCGACCGAGAGCTACGGCCGCTTCTCCTGCGAACCGCTCGAGCGCGGTTTCGGCCTCACGCTGGGCAATGCGCTCCGACGCGTGCTGCTCTCCTCGCTTCAGGGATCGGCGGTCACGTCGGTCAAGATCGAGGGCGTCCTCCACGAGTTCTCGACGATGCCGGGCGTCATGGAAGACGTCTCGGACATCGTTCTGAATCTGAAGGAAGTGCGCCTCCGAGCCCACGGTGAAGGGCCGAAACTGCTGCGTGTCCACAAGACGGGCGAGGGCATCCTCTACGCTCGGGACCTGGTAGTGGACGACCCGACCGTCGAGGTGATGAACCCGGATCACAAGATCGCGACCCTGGCGCCCGACGCCGACGTCGAGATGGAAGTGACGGTCAACAGCGGCAAGGGCTACGTGGCCGCCGAGAAGAACAAGACCGACGACATGCCGATCGGCACCATCCCGATCGACTCGATCTTCTCGCCGGTGCACAAGGTCAACTACAGCGTCACGCCCGCGCGCGTGGGCCGTGAGACCGACTTCGACAAGCTCTCGATGGAGATCTGGACCGACGGGACGGTGGCGCCGGTCGATTCGCTCGCCTTCGCCGCGAAGATCCTGAAGGAACAGCTCGCCATCTTCATCAACTTCGAAGAGCCGACCGAGTCGCTCGCGCCCCTCGCCGAGGAGCCTGCGCCGCTCAACCCGAATCTCTTCAAGTCGGTCGACGAGCTGGAGCTGTCCGTCCGTTCGGCGAACTGCCTCCAGAACGCGAACATCCGCCTGATTGGTGAGCTGGTGCAGCGCACCGAGGGCGAGATGCTCAAGACCAAGAACTTCGGCCGCAAGTCGTTGAACGAGATCAAGGAAGTGCTCGCGAGCATGAGCCTCGAACTCGGCATGCGGATCGACAACTTCCCGTCGCGCGCGGAGATCGAGCGCATGCGGGAGCGCGAGGTCTAG
- the rfbD gene encoding dTDP-4-dehydrorhamnose reductase, producing the protein MPLHWFVTGSRGQLGRALTEQLRAAGAGVTTASHDELDIADAAAVKARLAELPRPIVCVNAAGFTHVDRCEREPEAAEHGNARGPASLAEACVEHDAGLVHVSTDYVFAGDAQTPYPEDAPTAPRSVYGRTKLAGEQAVLAASPRFLVVRTSWVFGAGRNFLVAILNQAALRRRGEASGPLRVVADQSGRPTYATDLAAAIVQLVEADATGLFHFANAGVATWWDLARFVLDEAGFGELQVDRITTGEIAADAPRPAWSVLGTERAEGLGVTPRPWQEAVRAYLASPDAPKLELEPTRAS; encoded by the coding sequence GTGCCGCTCCACTGGTTCGTGACTGGCAGCCGAGGGCAACTCGGCCGCGCCCTCACCGAGCAGCTGCGTGCTGCGGGTGCCGGGGTGACGACGGCGTCCCACGACGAGTTGGACATCGCCGATGCCGCCGCGGTGAAGGCCCGGCTCGCGGAGTTACCGCGACCGATCGTGTGCGTGAACGCAGCGGGCTTCACCCACGTCGACCGCTGCGAACGAGAACCCGAGGCGGCGGAGCACGGCAACGCCCGGGGGCCGGCGAGCCTGGCCGAGGCGTGCGTCGAGCACGACGCCGGGCTGGTCCACGTCTCGACCGACTATGTGTTCGCGGGCGATGCCCAGACGCCGTATCCCGAGGACGCCCCGACGGCGCCGCGCTCGGTGTACGGGCGCACCAAGCTGGCCGGTGAGCAGGCGGTGCTGGCCGCTTCGCCGCGCTTCCTGGTGGTCCGGACGAGCTGGGTGTTCGGGGCTGGACGCAACTTCCTGGTCGCCATCCTGAATCAGGCGGCGTTGCGGCGTCGAGGGGAGGCGAGCGGCCCGCTACGGGTCGTGGCCGACCAGTCGGGACGGCCGACCTACGCCACCGATCTCGCCGCCGCGATCGTGCAGTTGGTCGAGGCCGATGCGACGGGTCTCTTCCACTTTGCGAACGCCGGCGTCGCGACCTGGTGGGACCTGGCGCGCTTCGTCCTCGACGAGGCCGGCTTCGGCGAACTTCAGGTCGATCGCATCACCACGGGCGAGATCGCGGCGGACGCTCCGCGTCCGGCCTGGTCGGTGCTGGGCACCGAGCGCGCCGAGGGCCTCGGCGTCACCCCACGACCCTGGCAAGAGGCCGTGCGCGCCTACCTGGCGTCGCCGGACGCGCCGAAGCTCGAACTCGAGCCGACGAGGGCGTCATGA
- the rpsK gene encoding 30S ribosomal protein S11 produces MKKGGKKKVKKNVQSGVVHVQSTFNNTIITITDPSGGALAWSTAGGQGFKGSRKSTPFAAQVAAEECAKKAMEHGVRQAAVFVKGPGSGRESAVRAIQAAGIKVTMIRDVTPIPHNGCRPPKRRRV; encoded by the coding sequence GTGAAAAAGGGCGGCAAGAAGAAGGTCAAGAAGAACGTTCAGTCGGGCGTGGTGCACGTCCAGTCGACGTTCAACAACACGATCATCACGATCACCGATCCCTCCGGCGGCGCGCTGGCGTGGTCGACGGCTGGCGGCCAGGGCTTCAAGGGCTCGCGCAAGTCCACTCCGTTCGCTGCGCAGGTGGCGGCCGAGGAGTGCGCGAAGAAGGCCATGGAGCACGGCGTGCGACAGGCGGCGGTGTTCGTGAAGGGCCCGGGTTCGGGCCGTGAGTCGGCGGTGCGAGCCATCCAGGCCGCCGGCATCAAGGTGACGATGATCCGCGACGTCACCCCGATTCCCCACAACGGATGCCGCCCGCCGAAGCGGCGCCGGGTCTAG
- the rpsD gene encoding 30S ribosomal protein S4 yields the protein MARYNDAVCRLCRREGTKLFLKGDRCFSPKCGVERRGYPPGQHGQGRTRFSDYGVQLREKQKVRRMYGLLEKQFASTMKRASRMKGRAGENLLILLERRLDNVVFRLGFATSRAEARQLIKHGHFQVNGRKASIPSMQLRAGDLVTLREKSRKVERISGALEALEGKSVPQWLEIDKTNFAGSVKALPVREDITMPIQEQLIVELYSR from the coding sequence ATGGCGCGATACAACGATGCAGTCTGCCGGCTCTGCCGCCGCGAGGGCACGAAGCTCTTCCTGAAGGGCGATCGCTGCTTCTCTCCGAAGTGCGGAGTCGAGCGACGCGGCTATCCCCCGGGACAACACGGCCAGGGGCGCACGCGCTTCTCCGACTACGGCGTCCAGCTGCGCGAGAAGCAGAAGGTGCGCCGCATGTACGGGCTGCTCGAGAAGCAGTTCGCGAGCACGATGAAGCGCGCGTCGCGGATGAAGGGGCGAGCGGGTGAGAACCTGCTGATCCTGCTCGAGCGCCGCCTCGACAACGTGGTGTTCCGGCTGGGCTTCGCGACCTCGCGTGCCGAGGCCCGCCAGCTGATCAAGCACGGCCACTTCCAGGTGAACGGCCGGAAGGCGTCGATTCCGTCGATGCAGCTGCGCGCGGGCGATCTCGTCACGCTGCGCGAGAAGTCGCGGAAGGTCGAGCGGATCTCGGGCGCGCTGGAGGCCCTCGAGGGCAAGAGCGTCCCGCAGTGGCTCGAGATCGACAAGACCAACTTCGCGGGCTCGGTGAAGGCGCTTCCGGTGCGGGAAGACATCACGATGCCCATCCAAGAGCAGCTCATCGTCGAGCTGTACTCGCGCTAA
- the rplQ gene encoding 50S ribosomal protein L17 — MRHRVDTRKFGRTSAHRLAMFRNLVTSLLEHEQVETTHAKARELRRIADRMITLGKRGDLHARRRALRIVRTKDATTKLFGELAERYADRAGGYTRVVKSRRRVGDAAEMAIVQLIEAEAEPAPKKKKSKKKAASKKKQETADSDEA, encoded by the coding sequence ATGCGCCATCGCGTCGATACGCGCAAGTTCGGGCGTACCAGCGCCCACCGTCTGGCGATGTTTCGCAACCTCGTCACATCGCTGCTCGAGCACGAGCAGGTGGAGACGACCCACGCGAAGGCGCGCGAGCTGCGTCGCATCGCCGATCGGATGATCACGCTGGGCAAGCGCGGCGACCTCCATGCGCGCCGGCGGGCCCTCCGCATCGTGCGCACCAAGGACGCCACTACGAAGCTCTTCGGCGAGCTCGCCGAGCGCTACGCGGATCGCGCGGGCGGCTACACCCGGGTGGTGAAGAGCCGACGTCGCGTCGGCGACGCCGCCGAGATGGCGATCGTCCAGCTGATCGAGGCCGAGGCCGAGCCGGCGCCCAAGAAGAAGAAGTCGAAGAAGAAGGCCGCGTCGAAGAAGAAGCAGGAGACTGCGGACTCCGACGAGGCCTGA
- a CDS encoding septum formation initiator family protein, which yields MKGVWWAIAIAGVALGLAWIDGESGLRPWWALRADLERTEARIEALRLEVVSLEAQTGDLQDDPFLVERAIREGLEYARPGETIVRLAPRGAANARIP from the coding sequence GTGAAAGGCGTGTGGTGGGCGATCGCCATCGCCGGGGTCGCGCTCGGCTTGGCGTGGATCGACGGCGAATCGGGCCTGCGACCGTGGTGGGCGCTGCGTGCTGACCTCGAACGTACCGAGGCTCGGATCGAGGCCCTGCGCCTGGAAGTGGTTTCCCTCGAAGCCCAGACGGGCGACCTCCAGGACGACCCGTTCCTGGTGGAGCGCGCCATTCGTGAGGGGCTCGAGTACGCCCGACCCGGCGAGACGATCGTCCGGCTGGCACCTCGGGGTGCCGCAAATGCTCGAATTCCTTGA
- a CDS encoding SPOR domain-containing protein, which produces MQSERRRAGWLSTLVALVLLVVAGFLFGAMAGFLWEEPRLVFAYLSGESESVDWSDPTPTEASLPEVAAPPPPKTASAPKASTPKVQTVSTAKVETAKVQKPKRESAPKPAPPVSARPPRGFAVQVGSFEESAAADRLAVSLRDRGYTTYVKTDPASAGRRWRVRVGPVPAREEAVRLASKLEKREKLPTWVLEETGE; this is translated from the coding sequence ATGCAGAGCGAACGACGACGGGCGGGTTGGCTCAGTACCCTGGTGGCGTTGGTCTTGCTGGTGGTCGCCGGCTTTCTGTTCGGCGCCATGGCCGGGTTCCTCTGGGAGGAGCCCCGGCTGGTCTTCGCGTATCTGAGCGGCGAGTCCGAATCCGTCGACTGGTCCGACCCGACGCCGACCGAAGCCTCGCTGCCCGAAGTGGCGGCTCCGCCGCCGCCGAAGACCGCCTCGGCACCCAAGGCGTCCACTCCGAAGGTGCAGACCGTTTCGACGGCCAAGGTCGAGACCGCGAAGGTCCAGAAGCCGAAGCGCGAGAGCGCCCCGAAGCCCGCACCGCCCGTGTCCGCACGGCCGCCGCGGGGCTTCGCGGTGCAGGTGGGATCCTTCGAGGAGAGCGCTGCCGCCGACCGGCTGGCGGTTTCCCTACGCGATCGCGGCTACACGACCTACGTGAAGACCGATCCCGCGTCGGCGGGCCGACGCTGGCGCGTGCGGGTCGGGCCCGTCCCGGCGCGCGAGGAAGCGGTGCGCCTGGCCTCGAAGCTCGAGAAGCGCGAGAAGCTCCCGACCTGGGTCCTGGAAGAGACCGGGGAGTAG
- the rpmJ gene encoding 50S ribosomal protein L36: MKVRASVRKMCAKCRIIKRRGIIRVICENPKHKQRQG, translated from the coding sequence ATGAAGGTACGCGCTTCGGTTCGAAAGATGTGTGCGAAGTGCCGGATCATCAAACGCCGGGGGATCATTCGCGTGATCTGCGAGAACCCCAAGCACAAGCAGCGACAAGGCTAG
- the lepA gene encoding translation elongation factor 4, translating into MSVSREKIRNFCIVAHIDHGKSTLADRLLDATGTLSDRERRAQFLDKMELERERGITIKAQTARMEYTARDGETYLLNLIDTPGHVDFSYEVSRALQACEGAVLVVDAAQGIEAQTLANAYLAVDAGLEIVPVVNKIDLPAADPDRVAEEIEEVVGLDAADVIPVSAKEGKGIEDLLERIVSVMPPPKGDAHVAPRALVFDSWFDPYVGAIMLVRIVDGALRPGQKIRMMAMGAERDIQTVHVLDPHPREVKQLEAGEVGMVVAGIKTLAEVRIGDTLTDAKAPAEEPLPGFQDVKPMVFTGLYPVDAEDYEDLKVALEKLQLNDASLVYEPETSAALGFGFRCGFLGFLHSEIVQERLEREYDLDLISTAPTVRYRVVPKEGEPVEIETPSALPPPGDLDRVEEPMILATIHVPPDFVGAVLALCQERRGQQRDMHHHGSRVQVRYELPLAEVVLDFHDRIKSATRGYGSFDYELIGYRPSDLTRLDVLVNGDPVDALSLIVHREKAFHRGTELVRKLKEFIPRQMYEVALQAAIGSRVIARTTVKALRKNVTAKCYGGDITRKRKLLEKQKEGKRRLKKVGSVEIPQEAFLAALRLDDS; encoded by the coding sequence ATGAGCGTCTCGCGGGAGAAGATCCGCAACTTCTGCATCGTCGCCCACATCGACCATGGCAAGAGCACACTGGCCGACCGACTGCTCGATGCGACCGGAACCCTCTCGGACCGCGAACGCCGCGCCCAGTTTCTCGACAAGATGGAGCTCGAACGCGAGCGTGGGATCACGATCAAGGCCCAGACCGCGCGGATGGAGTACACGGCGCGGGACGGGGAGACCTATCTCCTCAACCTGATCGACACGCCGGGCCACGTGGACTTCTCCTACGAGGTTTCGCGCGCGCTGCAGGCCTGCGAAGGCGCGGTGCTGGTCGTGGATGCGGCCCAGGGCATCGAGGCCCAGACCCTCGCGAATGCCTATCTCGCGGTGGATGCAGGCCTCGAGATCGTGCCGGTCGTCAACAAGATCGACCTTCCCGCGGCCGACCCGGATCGCGTGGCCGAAGAGATCGAGGAAGTGGTCGGCCTCGACGCCGCCGACGTCATCCCGGTGTCGGCGAAGGAAGGGAAGGGCATCGAGGATCTCCTCGAACGCATCGTGTCGGTGATGCCACCGCCGAAAGGCGATGCCCACGTCGCGCCCCGCGCCCTGGTCTTCGACTCCTGGTTCGATCCCTACGTCGGCGCGATCATGCTGGTGCGCATCGTCGACGGGGCGCTGCGTCCCGGCCAGAAGATCCGCATGATGGCCATGGGAGCGGAGCGCGACATCCAGACGGTGCATGTCCTCGACCCCCACCCGCGCGAGGTGAAGCAGCTCGAGGCGGGCGAGGTGGGCATGGTCGTGGCCGGGATCAAGACCCTGGCCGAAGTGCGCATCGGCGACACCCTCACCGATGCGAAGGCACCGGCCGAGGAGCCGCTTCCCGGGTTCCAGGACGTGAAACCGATGGTGTTCACCGGGCTCTACCCGGTCGATGCCGAGGACTACGAAGACCTGAAGGTGGCCCTGGAGAAGCTCCAGCTGAACGATGCGTCGCTGGTCTACGAGCCGGAGACGAGTGCCGCGCTGGGGTTCGGGTTTCGCTGCGGGTTCCTGGGTTTCCTCCACTCCGAGATCGTTCAGGAGCGGCTCGAGCGCGAGTACGACCTCGACCTGATCTCGACGGCGCCCACCGTGCGCTACCGGGTGGTTCCGAAGGAGGGCGAGCCGGTCGAGATCGAGACCCCGTCGGCGCTGCCGCCCCCGGGCGATCTCGACCGCGTGGAAGAGCCGATGATCCTGGCCACCATCCACGTGCCGCCCGATTTCGTCGGAGCGGTCCTGGCGCTCTGCCAGGAGCGTCGCGGTCAGCAGCGCGACATGCATCACCATGGGTCGCGGGTGCAGGTGCGCTACGAGCTTCCGCTGGCCGAGGTGGTGCTGGACTTCCATGACCGCATCAAGAGCGCTACGCGCGGCTACGGGTCCTTCGACTACGAGCTGATCGGATACCGCCCCTCGGATCTGACGCGCCTCGACGTGCTGGTGAACGGCGATCCCGTCGACGCACTCTCGCTGATCGTGCATCGCGAGAAGGCCTTCCACCGCGGAACCGAGCTGGTGCGCAAGTTGAAGGAATTCATTCCGCGCCAGATGTACGAAGTGGCGCTCCAGGCCGCGATCGGCAGCCGCGTGATTGCGCGCACGACGGTCAAGGCGCTTCGCAAGAACGTGACGGCAAAGTGCTACGGCGGTGACATCACCCGAAAGCGGAAGCTGCTCGAGAAGCAGAAGGAGGGGAAGCG
- the argS gene encoding arginine--tRNA ligase, translating to MREQLHQTLKDLIQSLLDEAGDAGPVPDFALETPRNEDHGDFACNAAMLLAKRLKQPPRAIAERLIERIGQLDGPIQKAEVAGPGFVNLWLSEQRWHSLLRDVLAAGARYGHADWGAGKRVQVEFVSANPTGPLTLGHGRQAVLGDAIARLLEATGHDVTREYYFNNGGRQMRVLGQSVKARYLEQLGKAAPPSAEAMADPEKAWLEEVDGLPVVFPHDGYQGAYIGELAAGLVSAHGDALVDEEPEAVFRETAETQIFAEIRKTLGDLAIHFDVYSNERDLYEGGDLERALTDLEAAGLLFDEDGARWLRATSKGLERDRVLVRRTGEPTYLLPDIAYHRQKFARGFDAVIDVQGADHKEQFPYVVAGAEALGCDPDRIELVMNQFVTLTRGGEQVKQSTRKATYITVDELLEQVGADVFRFFMVQRRAESHLDFDLDLAEDTDWKKNPTYTLQYAHARTHAIERKARELGVALPDAESVDATPLVLPEELEILKKISEFPEVVSQAAKTREPHHLCYYGRDLAGLWNPYQQDGVRHRVLSDDPALTNARLGLALAVRTTLSGVLSLLGISTPERM from the coding sequence ATGCGCGAGCAGCTCCACCAGACCTTGAAGGATCTGATCCAGTCCCTCCTCGACGAGGCGGGGGACGCGGGTCCGGTCCCCGATTTCGCGTTGGAAACCCCTCGCAACGAGGACCACGGCGACTTCGCCTGCAACGCGGCCATGCTCTTGGCGAAGCGACTGAAGCAGCCGCCGCGTGCGATCGCCGAGCGCCTGATCGAGCGCATCGGCCAGCTCGACGGACCCATCCAGAAAGCCGAGGTGGCGGGCCCGGGCTTCGTGAACCTGTGGCTTTCCGAGCAGCGCTGGCACTCGCTCCTGCGCGACGTGTTGGCCGCGGGGGCGCGCTATGGCCACGCCGACTGGGGCGCCGGGAAGCGCGTACAGGTCGAGTTTGTCTCGGCGAATCCGACCGGGCCGCTCACCCTCGGCCACGGACGGCAGGCCGTTCTGGGCGACGCGATCGCGCGGCTTCTCGAGGCGACCGGGCACGACGTCACGCGCGAGTACTACTTCAACAACGGCGGTCGGCAGATGCGGGTGCTCGGCCAGTCGGTGAAGGCACGCTACCTGGAACAGCTCGGGAAGGCCGCGCCGCCGAGTGCCGAAGCGATGGCCGATCCGGAAAAGGCCTGGCTGGAAGAAGTCGACGGCTTGCCCGTCGTCTTCCCGCACGACGGTTACCAGGGCGCCTACATCGGTGAGCTCGCGGCGGGTCTGGTCTCCGCGCATGGCGACGCCCTGGTGGACGAAGAGCCCGAGGCGGTCTTCCGCGAGACGGCCGAGACCCAGATCTTCGCGGAAATCCGCAAGACCCTCGGCGATCTCGCCATCCACTTCGACGTCTACAGCAACGAGCGCGATCTCTACGAGGGGGGTGACCTCGAGCGCGCGCTCACCGATCTCGAAGCGGCCGGACTGCTCTTCGACGAAGACGGAGCGCGCTGGCTGCGCGCGACGTCGAAGGGGCTCGAGCGCGACCGTGTCCTCGTGCGGCGGACGGGGGAGCCGACCTATCTGCTCCCCGACATCGCCTACCACCGGCAGAAGTTCGCGCGCGGTTTCGACGCGGTGATCGACGTCCAGGGGGCCGACCACAAGGAGCAGTTCCCCTACGTCGTGGCCGGCGCCGAGGCCCTCGGCTGCGATCCGGACCGCATCGAACTCGTCATGAACCAGTTCGTCACGCTGACCCGCGGCGGCGAGCAGGTGAAGCAATCCACTCGGAAGGCCACCTATATCACGGTGGACGAACTGCTCGAACAGGTGGGTGCCGACGTCTTCCGCTTCTTCATGGTGCAGCGACGCGCCGAGAGCCACCTCGACTTCGATCTGGATCTCGCCGAAGACACCGACTGGAAGAAGAACCCGACCTACACGCTCCAGTACGCCCACGCGCGCACCCACGCGATCGAGCGCAAGGCGCGCGAGCTGGGCGTGGCGTTGCCCGACGCGGAGAGCGTGGACGCGACCCCGCTGGTGCTACCCGAGGAGCTGGAGATCCTGAAGAAGATCTCCGAGTTCCCCGAGGTCGTCTCCCAGGCGGCGAAGACCCGCGAACCCCACCATCTGTGTTACTACGGCCGCGACCTCGCGGGCCTCTGGAACCCCTATCAGCAGGACGGTGTTCGGCACCGTGTGCTCTCCGACGACCCCGCGCTCACGAACGCGCGCCTCGGGCTCGCCCTAGCGGTCCGCACGACCCTGTCGGGCGTGCTCTCGCTGCTCGGAATCTCCACCCCGGAGCGGATGTGA
- a CDS encoding adenylate kinase, with protein MTASRLLLLGPPGAGKGTQAQFLVERFEIPQISTGDMLRAAVAAGTEVGKQAQVLMEKGELVSDEIVIGVAKERLEQPDAAKGFILDGFPRTTAQAEALDALLAAMGTPLERCVAMAVDEDELVRRLLKRAEIEGRSDDNEETIRNRMRVYAEQTEPLIAHYEAQGVVREVDAEGSIEEVAKRVEEALE; from the coding sequence ATGACCGCGAGCCGACTCCTGCTGCTGGGCCCCCCGGGCGCCGGCAAGGGCACCCAGGCCCAGTTCCTGGTGGAACGCTTCGAGATCCCGCAGATCTCCACCGGCGACATGTTGCGCGCGGCCGTGGCCGCGGGCACCGAGGTCGGCAAGCAGGCCCAGGTGCTGATGGAGAAGGGCGAGCTGGTCTCGGACGAGATCGTGATCGGCGTGGCCAAGGAGCGGCTCGAGCAGCCGGACGCCGCGAAGGGCTTCATCCTCGACGGCTTTCCCCGGACGACCGCCCAGGCCGAGGCGCTGGACGCCCTGCTGGCCGCGATGGGGACGCCCCTCGAGCGCTGCGTGGCCATGGCCGTCGACGAGGACGAGCTGGTGCGCCGCCTCCTCAAGCGAGCCGAGATCGAGGGCCGCAGCGACGACAACGAAGAGACCATCCGCAACCGGATGCGGGTCTACGCGGAGCAGACCGAGCCCCTGATCGCCCACTACGAGGCCCAGGGCGTGGTCCGCGAGGTCGACGCAGAGGGCTCGATCGAAGAGGTGGCGAAACGCGTCGAGGAGGCCCTGGAATGA
- the rpsM gene encoding 30S ribosomal protein S13 yields MARIAGIDLPRNKRIDIALTYIHGIGRTSAVKICEAASIAPDANADTLADSELVHLREVIERDYKVEGDLRRDTSQNIKMLMDIGCYRGLRHRRGLPVRGQRTHTNARTRKGPAKTVAGKKSATKK; encoded by the coding sequence ATGGCACGCATCGCCGGAATCGACCTGCCCCGAAACAAGCGCATCGACATCGCGCTCACTTATATCCACGGAATCGGCCGCACCAGCGCCGTCAAGATCTGCGAGGCCGCGAGCATCGCGCCCGACGCGAACGCCGACACGCTGGCCGACTCGGAACTCGTGCATCTGCGCGAGGTGATCGAGCGCGACTACAAGGTGGAAGGTGATCTGCGCCGCGACACGTCGCAGAACATCAAGATGCTGATGGACATCGGCTGCTACCGGGGGCTCCGCCACCGGCGTGGCCTCCCGGTCCGTGGGCAGCGAACGCATACCAACGCGCGTACCCGCAAGGGCCCCGCGAAGACCGTCGCCGGCAAGAAGTCGGCCACCAAGAAGTAG
- the map gene encoding type I methionyl aminopeptidase, with protein MMGFRERIPRKSRHELDKMREAARHVAEVLLELRDRVAPGVTTGELNEVAEKAIAERGVESSFKGYDPQGLPKYPAVLCVSVNDEIVHGIPGPRELADGDIVSLDFGVSVDGFHGDSAVTVPVGEISEEAQRLLEVSGRSLDDAMEVMKPGIRLSDLGHAVQTRVEDAGYQVVREFAGHGIGRDLHEAPWIPNFGSPGRGPRLAPGMVFAVEPMVTVGRADVRMLDDEWTAVTADGSLSAHFEHTILITDEGSETLTRVAGSH; from the coding sequence ATGATGGGCTTTCGCGAGCGGATCCCCCGCAAGAGCCGCCATGAGCTCGACAAGATGCGCGAGGCGGCCCGCCACGTGGCCGAGGTCCTCCTCGAGCTCCGGGATCGGGTGGCGCCCGGCGTCACCACCGGTGAGCTCAACGAGGTGGCCGAAAAGGCCATCGCCGAGCGGGGTGTGGAGTCCTCCTTCAAGGGCTACGATCCGCAGGGCCTTCCGAAGTACCCGGCCGTCCTCTGCGTTTCCGTCAACGACGAGATCGTCCACGGCATCCCCGGCCCCCGCGAGCTCGCGGACGGGGACATCGTGAGTCTCGATTTCGGCGTATCCGTGGACGGCTTCCACGGGGACTCTGCGGTGACGGTGCCGGTGGGTGAGATCTCGGAAGAGGCGCAGCGGTTGCTCGAGGTGTCGGGCCGGTCGCTGGACGACGCGATGGAGGTCATGAAGCCCGGGATCCGACTCTCGGACCTGGGTCACGCAGTACAGACGCGGGTAGAGGACGCCGGCTATCAGGTGGTGCGCGAGTTCGCGGGCCACGGCATCGGCCGCGACCTCCACGAGGCGCCCTGGATTCCCAACTTCGGGTCCCCGGGGCGTGGCCCGCGGTTGGCGCCGGGCATGGTGTTCGCGGTGGAGCCGATGGTGACCGTCGGCCGCGCGGACGTACGCATGCTCGACGATGAATGGACGGCAGTGACGGCCGACGGCTCGCTCTCCGCCCATTTCGAACACACGATTCTGATTACCGACGAGGGCAGCGAGACGCTGACCCGCGTCGCCGGTTCGCACTGA